The nucleotide sequence TGGAAACGTTCGTTCAGGGCCGCGTTTTGGACGATCACTTCACGACCTATTGCGAACTGTCCAACGGCGGCAAGGCGCTTGTTCGTGCGACCCAGATCGCGATCGGTCACAAGAACGACCTGGGCATTGAAGTCAACGGATCCAAGGGAACGCTTTCTTGGCGACAAGAATTCCCCGAAGAACTGACGATCTGCCTGCCCGGTCAACCGGACCGCACCTACTTCCGCGCCAGCGTGACCGCCAACGATGGCTTCTTGGGCGACCTGCCGGAAGACTTGATGGCCGAGCCGAACATTCCCGCCGGTCACCCCGAAGCATTCCACGACGCGTTCGCGCGTTTGCACCGCTGTTTCGAACAAGACGTCCGCGCGTACAACGATGGCAAACCATTCGATTGCGACGGCAGCAAGTACGCCAACGTCTATGACGGATTGATTGGCATGCAGTTCATCGATGCCGCCGTCCGCAGCAATCAAGAAAACGGTGCCTGGGTCGATATGTAATTCCCATCGCACCAACGCCGCGCGACGGATCGTGGTCAACCATCGATCGCAACGCCGAGATTTCCAATTCCGGAATCTCGGCGTTCTTCATGCGCCATCATCGCATTCAGTGGACGGCGTGGGGTTTAGGCATAGGCTATCAATCGCCAACGATGCCAGGCATTGATTCAGCATTTCAACCCACTGCAACCAACCGGCCGCTAGGCGGGGAACCACTGATACAGCATCAGGTAAACCAACACGCCGGTCACCGACACATACATCCAAATGGGATAGGCGTAGCGAACCAGACGTTTGTGCGCCACGATGCGACGCTTGTAAGCCAGGTAAACCGCACGCAGTGCCAGCACCGGAACGGCCATCGCCAACAACAGGTGTGGAATCAGGATCGCAAAGTAAGCGATGCGTGCGGCCGGCGGCGCATCGGCCGGAAACTTCTTATTCGGTTCACCCGTGGTGACCTGAAGAGCGACTTTATGCAGCAGATACGCGGCCAAAAAGAGTCCGCTGACCACCACGGCGGCGATCATCAAATTGCGATGCTTCCGCCACTGTTTCTGTTTGATTTTGACCAGCCCGGCGACCAACAACCCGATGGCACAAAGATTCAACGCTGCGGTCACATGGGGCAAATTGGCCGCTAAAAATTCCCACGACATACTTGGCGGATCCTTAGGTCTGATCGTCCAGCATTCCACGAATGCTTTCTTTTAACTTGTCCATCTGCCGCGGTTCTGGCCAACTGTAGAAACCTTCGATTTCCCCAGCGGCATCGACCAGGGCAAATCGTTCGGTATGGAACTGTTTGTCGACCGGCTGGCGAAAGATCTCCGCGCCCACACGGCGGATGTAATCCAAGTCCCCGGTCATGAACAACCACTGGTCTTTGTCGGCACCGAACCGGGTGGCGTATTCACGCAAAACTTCCGGTGTATCAGTTTCGGGGTCGACGCTGATGGCAACAAAACGCACGCCCTGCCCTTCGAATTCGTCCTGCAATTCGCGCAGCTTTTGATTTTGGCTGACACAAATGCTGGGACACGTGCTGTAGAAAAAGCTGACCACATACGGCCGCCCCTTCAGGTCTTCGCTGCTGACTTTCCGGCCGCTGCGTTCGATCAGTTCAAACCGGCTAAGCCAAGCTTCGTCTTCCGGCGGCTTGCTTGGTTCGTCGTTGCGTGTCGCGTCCACATCCAACGGTTGGTCATTGGTGAAGACGACCGCACCTTCGGGAACTTCATTCGGGGCGTTTTGACGCGAAGCGCGAAGGACCAGGCCGGCAATCAAACCGGCAGCCAAAATAAAGACGATGTTCAGTGCAACTTTCATGTTCGCTTTGTCCGATTCGAAGGATTCATGATTGCTGACCTGATGAATGAATTCCGCTATCGATCTTCCGCCGCGTGTTTTGCTGTGGATGGATCGCGTTGGCGATTTATCGATCACCGGCGGATGCAACACCCGCTGTTCCGCACAAGCGACATACCGGCCGTGCATGCTTTCGCGACGATCGGTCGTGACAGGCGACGCCGGCTTTGCGACGTCGTTGCCATCAAGGTTCAGGCCGACGCCAGTATGCACACGGTGGTGACCAGCAAAACGGCGGGCAAGGTCAGCAAGGATGACCGCAACATTGTGCGGCTGATGTCGTCGGCCGGACATGCGGCAAATCGACAGGACGCTTTCCAAAGCGGCCAGCACGCTGCCAAAACAGCCAGCGCCCCGGCGATATTCCACCACACCAGACCGCCCTGCAGACACAAGACCAATCCACAACCGGCGATGGCCAACGTCCCGATCAAACTTTGGATCGCAGCCGAACGGCCCGTCGGGTCGGATCCGGTCGTCATACAGAATCCCGCCTCCTTGTACTGACGACGATACAGCCAAGCGATCGACATGAAGTGCGGGTATTGCCAGGCCGCCAAAACGCCGAACAGCAACCATGGCGTCGGATCCGCCAAGCGTCCCCCCGCGGCCGTGAACCCCATCAACACGGGCAACGCTCCGGCAACGGCGCCCACGGTCGTGTTCCATGCGGTCCGCGTTTTCATTGGCGTGTAAACCAACACGTACAACGCCCACGTTGCGATCCCCACGATGGCCGGCGCCGCGCCGAACATCGCCCACAACAGGACGGTACCGCCCAGGCCCCAGAACAGGGCCCAGCCGATCGCGGCAGCCGCCGACATCCGACCGGCGGGCAACGGCCGACCGGACGTGCGGACCATGCGGCGGTCGATTACCCGTTCCCAAATTTGGTTGGCCGCACCGGCACTGGCGGCAACACCGCCGGTCCCGATCAACAGCCACAGCATTGCGACCACCGACAAACCGCCGGTTCCCTCGGGACGCAAAGCCGCACCGATCATCGCTGTCGCGACCGTGGTCACCAGAATCATGGTCACGATCCGAGGCTTGGAAAGAACTAAGACGTCCGACCAAAAACCCGCGTCCGATTGACGACGAGGCACTGCAGCGTCCCGACAGTCGGCCGGGTCCACGGACGAGGGCACCGCGTGGCCCAGACCGCCGGGCTGCAGAGGCTGCTCCGATTCGGCCGACCAAGATGACGGATCCGCCGACTTGGCGGTTTCGGCAATCAGCATCGCGTTGGACAAGGGCTTGTTCGTCGGTAAGGAGGGTGAACCGGCGTCGATGGCCACAGATGATCGACAGACTGGATGAACGGGCGAGACATCGGCCATGGGCCGGCCCAACCCGCCAGGGTGTTTACCGCAAATCCGCGTCAAAGGCATCAGACGGCCGCGGCGACCGACGTCTGCGGCTTCGTCGCATCGACCGGCACGGCCACGCCACGATCCGAAACCGCCGCCTCGGCGTGCCGGCAACGCAAGACCATCAACGACAACGATACGGCCAGGGCCAAAATCAACGACCCGATGGCCACGTGCCCGGTCACAATCCAGGATTCAACGAACCCTTTGGCGCGAACCAGAAACCCATCGGCTCCCGGCATCCATCGTAGGAACGACGGAAAACCGTAGTTAACGACCCAGGTGCCTAAGCCCAAAACGATCTGCAGTGCGACAAAGATTACCAAAGCCGACGCCAGACGCGAGAGCGTCAAATCGCCGCACCCCCTAATCAGAGGCCAAAGCAGGGCCGCGAAAACCAAAATTCCCAAGGCGATCAACATGTGGGCGACCGCCAGGGCGGCAAACCCGTCCGGCGAAGCCCCCGGCTGGGCGTGACGCAACATCGCCCCCAAGACAAGTTGGCCATAGCTGGCCACCGCCAACACCCCGGCAGCCGCCACCGTCAACCGTCCGGGCCGTCGTGTTTGCTCTGCCTCACTGATTTCGCCGCTCGCTTGGCGACGCCACCACCGGCTGCTGCCGACAACCGCGGCGGCCGCCAACGCAAAAAAGGCCGGGCCGACACAGCCGTGAATCATCGCCAAAACCTGGTCGCTCATCACAACCCGCAAACCGCCCAAGACTCCCTGTGCGATTACGGCGATCAAAATGGCGAAGCACAACATGACGAACCAAAAGCGGTCTTCTTTCCGCCAAGCGGCCCACAACAACGCGATCGCCACCAATCCCACCACACTGCCCAGCAACCGGTGCCCGTGTTCGACCATGATGTCGAAAGGCCCCGACAGCCAAGTCGAAAGCGGATAAAGAAACAGGTTGTAGCCGTAGGTCCCCGGCCAATCCGGTACCGACATACCGGCGTCGTAGGTGGTGACCAATCCGCCGATCCAAATCAACGGCCAGGCCAAAGCGATCAACAGCCAAGCCAATCGCCGGACGATCCGGGTGGATTCAACGGGATCGGTTTGTTTCAGGCTGTCGGTCATCGTTTCAACAAAGTCGTCGGTGCAAAGCGATCCGGCGGAATCGACGCCTTCGGACGTCCCACCGCCCGTTTCGCCGTCGACACCGTTTCGCGTCGTTAAGTTTTTCGTCGGTCAAAAAAAATTTCGCCCGTGATGCCTCCCAGCACACAGCCGCCGGCTCCGAAAATCGCTCCGGCGACCAAGCCGTCTTGGCCTAACAGGAACATCAAACCGATGCCCAGGGCCAAACCCAACAGTGCGCCCACGGTGCGGTAATTGTCTCGGCTCAATTGGTGATCTCCGTCGCCAGTCAATTCGGCTCGTTGCGGACAAACAATCTTGGGGACCCTTTCAGATCGTCAGGATTCTCAATCCGCCGCCGCCGTCAACAGGCGGTCAATTCAGGTTCAGCCGGCCGGTGGGATATCAACGGACGAATTCGCGATACCCGATGGCACCGCATTCGATTCATGCGGTGCACCCGCGTTCCATGCCAGCGGCCCCATTTTATCGCCCCCGGGATCCGACGCGGCGGCCGTATCGGCCGGTGCCGCCCCCTGTCCCAGCGACTGGACGTATGCGACCAGTGCCCAGATTTGACGCGGGCTCAGCGACGTGCCATCGCCCTGTTCGGAAATCATGACCGCCGGCATCGGGGAACCGGCGATCCCTTGCGAAATGATTCGATAGATAGCTTCGGGCGTCCCGGCCCCGCGATAAACGCCGTCGGACAACCGGCGTGGCAGCACCGGACGCGGTGGCAAGGCTCCCAGTGCACGCACCGGCGCCAACGCCTGGGTATCGTCGGGACTGATGCCGATCCGCGACGTGTATTCTTTTGTCCAATCGTCATAGTCCAGGGTCGGCACGTCCGCACGTCCGCCTTTGCCGTG is from Crateriforma conspicua and encodes:
- a CDS encoding SCO family protein → MHTGVGLNLDGNDVAKPASPVTTDRRESMHGRYVACAEQRVLHPPVIDKSPTRSIHSKTRGGRSIAEFIHQVSNHESFESDKANMKVALNIVFILAAGLIAGLVLRASRQNAPNEVPEGAVVFTNDQPLDVDATRNDEPSKPPEDEAWLSRFELIERSGRKVSSEDLKGRPYVVSFFYSTCPSICVSQNQKLRELQDEFEGQGVRFVAISVDPETDTPEVLREYATRFGADKDQWLFMTGDLDYIRRVGAEIFRQPVDKQFHTERFALVDAAGEIEGFYSWPEPRQMDKLKESIRGMLDDQT
- a CDS encoding DUF420 domain-containing protein; translation: MSWEFLAANLPHVTAALNLCAIGLLVAGLVKIKQKQWRKHRNLMIAAVVVSGLFLAAYLLHKVALQVTTGEPNKKFPADAPPAARIAYFAILIPHLLLAMAVPVLALRAVYLAYKRRIVAHKRLVRYAYPIWMYVSVTGVLVYLMLYQWFPA
- a CDS encoding protoheme IX farnesyltransferase; this translates as MSNAMLIAETAKSADPSSWSAESEQPLQPGGLGHAVPSSVDPADCRDAAVPRRQSDAGFWSDVLVLSKPRIVTMILVTTVATAMIGAALRPEGTGGLSVVAMLWLLIGTGGVAASAGAANQIWERVIDRRMVRTSGRPLPAGRMSAAAAIGWALFWGLGGTVLLWAMFGAAPAIVGIATWALYVLVYTPMKTRTAWNTTVGAVAGALPVLMGFTAAGGRLADPTPWLLFGVLAAWQYPHFMSIAWLYRRQYKEAGFCMTTGSDPTGRSAAIQSLIGTLAIAGCGLVLCLQGGLVWWNIAGALAVLAACWPLWKASCRFAACPADDISRTMLRSSLLTLPAVLLVTTVCILASA
- a CDS encoding COX15/CtaA family protein is translated as MTDSLKQTDPVESTRIVRRLAWLLIALAWPLIWIGGLVTTYDAGMSVPDWPGTYGYNLFLYPLSTWLSGPFDIMVEHGHRLLGSVVGLVAIALLWAAWRKEDRFWFVMLCFAILIAVIAQGVLGGLRVVMSDQVLAMIHGCVGPAFFALAAAAVVGSSRWWRRQASGEISEAEQTRRPGRLTVAAAGVLAVASYGQLVLGAMLRHAQPGASPDGFAALAVAHMLIALGILVFAALLWPLIRGCGDLTLSRLASALVIFVALQIVLGLGTWVVNYGFPSFLRWMPGADGFLVRAKGFVESWIVTGHVAIGSLILALAVSLSLMVLRCRHAEAAVSDRGVAVPVDATKPQTSVAAAV